One Lytechinus variegatus isolate NC3 chromosome 14, Lvar_3.0, whole genome shotgun sequence genomic region harbors:
- the LOC121427775 gene encoding tRNA pseudouridine synthase-like 1: MGRFLVYFQYIGTRYRGVVRTTGHSAAGERCIGVQNVLEEALDELRPVDPVRLHVSSRTDSGVHALCNTAHFDMVFRSKRTGEPRDIPPESITAAVNKKLQRQDIRINKTVRVPDNFHSQHLAMRRTYLYRLALGCRQIHLPVFEKDRCWAIEQGLDIPLMEEASERFLGTHDFTAFRSTSVGDDKKSPIKTINTIDFRTTHGFLDHHCNEKARLEFLEVTFQSRSFLYRQIRRMTGALVAVGLGRISPSDITTMLQSCDNSHMHGTTMAPAHGLYLKEVLYNDNDLIFENNPSEPSEDTSIT; encoded by the exons ATGGGACGTTTTCTCgtttattttcaatacattGGAACAAGATATAG gGGTGTTGTTAGAACAACTGGTCATTCAGCTGCTGGAGAAAGGTGTATTGGTGTCCAAAATGTACTTGAA GAGGCATTGGACGAGCTGAGACCGGTAGATCCTGTTCGTCTTCATGTTTCCAGCAGAACAGACTCCGGAGTCCATGCCTTGTGTAATACAGCTCATTTTGACATGGTCTTCAGGTCCAAGAGAACCGGTGAACCTCGGGATATACCTCCAGAAAGCATCACAGCGGCCGTCAACAAGAAACTACAGCGTCAGGATATCAG AATCAACAAGACTGTGAGAGTTCCAGACAACTTTCACAGCCAACATCTTGCCATGCGTAGAACATACCTCTATCGCCTTGCCTTGGGATGTAGACAGATTCATCTGCCTGTCTTTGAAAAGGACAGGTGCTGGGCCATCGAACAAGG GCTTGACATCCCATTGATGGAGGAAGCATCCGAGAGATTTCTTGGTACCCATGATTTCACCGCCTTCAGGAGTACCAGCGTAGGTGACGACAAGAAATCCCCCATCAAGACCATCAATACGATTGACTTCAGGACAACACATGGATTCCTTGATCATCACTGTAACGAGAAAGCTCGGTTAGAATTTCTCGAGGTCACCTTTCAGAGTAGATCTTTCTTATACAGACAG ATTCGTCGAATGACAGGAGCATTAGTCGCAGTTGGTCTTGGTCGTATATCGCCCTCTGACATCACAACCATGTTGCAGTCATGTGATAACAGTCACATGCATGGTACTACAATGGCTCCTGCTCATGGCTTGTATCTCAAAGAAGTGCTGTACAATGACAATG AtctgatatttgaaaataaccCATCTGAACCTAGCGAAGATACATCCATTACCTGA
- the LOC121427443 gene encoding kelch-like protein 26, with amino-acid sequence MDLSADSPNFLLNDLSPRKNPVKLNVPASFGRRSPLKPSGKSSSFISSSLSSIHGGRVLKELNSFRNQGLLCDVSIVANGTKIDAHRTILAANSKYLRDQLLRIASRGKSPVNKPEIQLDGISVGTLRSVTSFMYTSELGEDCSIEHILDVFCAAVKLKMPELKQHCVEQTRTLLKPDTYLLALRQAGKADCEKITTSIEKYIAENFTLLVNSSDDFLNIPAANIMAISQLEEFFKNGSAAELLHALISWIKSDPEARIQHTEPLLDAIRFHDILPSAIRAEISSIESNLVRLEDAPLKQKLLSCIASHTQDCIRPSQMTQAPGKTSFLLVGGDDTTGAPIDRTFTFNPMVGDWTEGTQMPICRLDHASAVLNGLLYVAGGQHSAHSKAADSIGTVHAYDTKTSTWTQLCPMQKRRAVFTMNSLNNRLYAVGGKNAHGSLASVEFYDPASETWTYVSHMYTGLFGHASVVLDDKIYVTGGVVAGRHFTNALQCYHPKSDKWIHMSPMSSKRAFHMMCTVGGRLYVFGGNTRNSSAKRIDCESMECYDPDTDRWETIENMPRPVCFAAAAALEDKIYVFGGYSGKKAKRYADIQCFDIQSRTWSLVGQLPDPIMRLSTSALQAPSALIVH; translated from the exons GATCTGTCTGCTGATTCCCCTAATTTCCTCTTGAACGATCTGTCACCTCGAAAGAACCCTGTAAAACTGAATGTTCCTGCATCGTTTGGCCGGCGTTCTCCTCTCAAACCTTCTGGCAAATCTTCATCTTTCATCAGCAGCTCTCTCAGTTCCATCCACGGCGGTCGCGTTCTAAAGGAACTCAACTCATTCCGCAATCAGGGTCTCCTCTGCGATGTTTCCATTGTAGCCAATGGGACCAAGATTGACGCTCACCGAACCATACTTGCAGCAAACAGCAAATATTTGAGAGATCAGCTTCTGAGGATTGCTTCAAGGGGAAAGTCGCCGGTCAACAAACCAGAGATTCAGTTAGATGGGATATCTGTCGGAACACTCCGTTCGGTGACATCATTCATGTATACATCTGAGCTTGGTGAGGACTGTTCCATAGAGCACATCTTAGATGTCTTCTGCGCTGCAGTTAAACTTAAAATGCCAGAACTGAAGCAGCACTGTGTAGAACAAACCAGGACCTTGCTCAAACCTGACACATACCTCCTTGCACTGAGACAGGCAGGGAAGGCTGATTGTGAGAAAATCACAACAAGCATTGAGAAATATATCGCAGAGAATTTCACGCTACTTGTCAATAGCAGTGATGACTTCTTGAACATCCCGGCTGCTAACATCATGGCTATCAGTCAACTTGAAGAGTTTTTCAAGAATGGTTCTGCAGCAGAGTTGCTTCATGCCCTGATATCTTGGATCAAGAGTGACCCTGAGGCTCGAATACAGCATACAGAACCTTTACTTGACGCGATCCGCTTCCATGATATTCTCCCGTCAGCCATCCGCGCTGAGATCTCTTCCATAGAATCCAACCTGGTTAGACTGGAGGATGCGCCACTGAAGCAGAAGCTGTTATCATGCATTGCCTCTCATACTCAAGACTGCATTCGCCCTTCTCAGATGACCCAAGCCCCTGGGAAGACATCATTCCTGTTGGTTGGTGGAGATGATACCACTGGAGCTCCAATTGACAGAACCTTTACATTCAATCCAATGGTAGGAGACTGGACAGAAGGAACTCAAATGCCTATTTGTAGGCTAGATCATGCCAGTGCTGTTCTCAATGGTCTCCTCTATGTTGCAG GAGGCCAACACTCTGCACACAGCAAGGCAGCAGACAGCATTGGTACTGTCCATGCATACGACACCAAAACTTCAACCTGGACACAGTTATGCCCCATGCAGAAGCGCCGCGCTGTCTTCACCATGAACAGCCTCAACAATCGACTGTATGCAGTTGGGGGGAAGAATGCCCATGGTTCCCTGGCCAGCGTTGAATTCTATGACCCTGCCTCGGAGACGTGGACCTACGTAAGCCACATGTACACAGGACTGTTCGGGCATGCCAGTGTGGTCCTGGATGACAAGATATACGTCACAGGTGGAGTCGTTGCCGGGCGTCACTTCACCAACGCCCTCCAGTGCTACCATCCCAAGTCTGACAAGTGGATCCACATGTCTCCCATGTCATCAAAAAGAGCGTTCCACATGATGTGCACAGTTGGAGGTAGGCTGTATGTCTTTGGAGGCAACACGAGAAACTCATCTGCTAAGCGGATAGACTGTGAGTCTATGGAGTGTTATGACCCTGACACAGACAGATGGGAGACCATCGAGAACATGCCACGTCCCGTGTGCTTCGCAGCAGCCGCAGCATTGGAGGATAAAATCTACGTGTTCGGAGGTTACAGCGGTAAGAAGGCCAAACGCTATGCAGACATACAATGCTTTGACATCCAGAGCAGAACATGGTCCCTGGTTGGTCAGCTGCCAGACCCTATCATGAGGCTTTCAACAAGTGCTTTACAAGCACCATCTGCTCTgatagttcattga